One Candidatus Ornithobacterium hominis genomic region harbors:
- a CDS encoding M13 family metallopeptidase, with protein sequence MKKTILSLSILTTIASCANRPRTEIQADSKNISSTRMNTHTGINTEMMDLNIRPQDNFYDFVNGNWMEKTQIPSDHGRWGSFNELRESNDSISLEILNSVFNQQFKAGSEEQKVADLYKTFMNVEARNQMGLAPIQNLLKKIQGLKNLTEFKAFLLEQTPLENNPLYAFYVSPHMKNSQQNAVYLKTPYLGMNRDYYQKTDEGSQSKIKAYQNYLVKLFSLIHDENPENSAALVVNLEKQIAQKLLSFENLRDSEKKYNPIAFSSLNEVNTAIDLADFFKALKIQTPEVIIPEITYYRSLGEIISSQNLKALKKYLIAQNLNSNANYLSTDLEELNFNFYSKELKGIDEMRARDKRALSLVNSILGEAFGKLYVTEVFPPEAKVKAEEMVKYIKKSFRQHIHQLTWMSDDTKVKALEKLDKFNVKIGYPDKWEDYSELKISNFSDGGSLYQNIQNAAQWSYQKDLKKIGKPVDKSKWFMPPQTVNAYYSPQFNEIVFPAAILQPPFYNFKADAAVNFGGMGAVIGHEISHGFDDSGAKYDGDGNLNNWWTPEDERKFNALGERLVQQFSAYQPFEGVFVNGKATLGENIADLGGLNVAYDALQLYYRDHKKPQQIDGFSPEQRFFISWATIWRTKNKDEALKNQIKTDFHAPGQYRAVGPLENMTTFHEVFNIKSKDKMYKPENERIKIW encoded by the coding sequence ATGAAAAAAACAATTTTAAGCTTATCAATACTTACTACAATAGCCTCTTGTGCCAACCGACCAAGAACTGAAATTCAAGCTGATAGCAAAAATATATCTTCTACTAGAATGAACACCCATACTGGAATCAACACAGAGATGATGGATTTAAACATTCGCCCACAAGATAATTTTTACGATTTTGTGAACGGTAATTGGATGGAAAAAACTCAAATACCAAGCGACCACGGCCGCTGGGGTAGCTTTAACGAACTAAGAGAGTCCAACGATTCCATTTCATTGGAAATACTAAATTCCGTTTTTAATCAGCAATTTAAAGCCGGCAGCGAAGAGCAAAAAGTAGCCGATTTGTATAAAACTTTCATGAACGTGGAAGCTCGAAACCAAATGGGCCTAGCACCGATCCAAAATTTATTGAAAAAAATTCAAGGCTTAAAAAATTTAACCGAATTCAAAGCTTTTTTGCTTGAACAAACTCCACTCGAGAACAACCCTTTGTATGCGTTCTATGTAAGTCCTCACATGAAGAATAGCCAACAAAATGCCGTCTATCTAAAGACACCTTACCTAGGCATGAATCGTGACTATTACCAAAAAACCGATGAAGGAAGTCAAAGCAAAATAAAAGCCTACCAAAATTATTTGGTAAAGCTCTTTAGCCTAATTCATGATGAAAATCCTGAAAATTCAGCAGCACTGGTTGTAAATTTAGAAAAGCAAATCGCCCAAAAATTATTAAGCTTTGAAAATTTAAGAGATTCTGAAAAGAAATATAATCCCATCGCTTTTTCTTCTCTAAACGAAGTCAATACAGCGATTGATTTAGCCGATTTTTTCAAGGCTTTAAAAATTCAAACGCCTGAAGTCATCATTCCAGAAATCACCTATTATAGAAGCTTAGGTGAAATTATTTCTTCTCAAAATTTAAAGGCTTTAAAAAAATACTTGATTGCTCAAAATCTAAATTCAAACGCAAATTATCTTTCAACCGATTTAGAGGAATTAAATTTTAATTTCTACAGCAAAGAACTAAAAGGAATAGATGAAATGCGAGCACGAGATAAGAGAGCTCTGAGCTTGGTGAATTCTATATTGGGAGAAGCTTTCGGGAAATTATATGTGACGGAAGTCTTCCCTCCAGAGGCTAAAGTCAAAGCGGAAGAAATGGTAAAGTACATCAAAAAATCATTCCGCCAGCATATACATCAACTGACTTGGATGAGTGATGACACGAAAGTAAAAGCTCTTGAAAAATTAGATAAATTTAATGTGAAAATCGGTTACCCAGACAAGTGGGAAGATTATTCTGAATTGAAAATTTCTAATTTTTCAGACGGAGGAAGTTTGTACCAAAACATTCAAAATGCAGCGCAGTGGAGCTACCAAAAAGATCTAAAAAAAATTGGCAAGCCCGTAGATAAATCAAAATGGTTTATGCCACCACAAACGGTAAATGCCTACTACAGCCCGCAGTTCAATGAAATTGTTTTCCCAGCAGCGATTTTACAGCCCCCTTTTTATAACTTCAAAGCTGATGCTGCCGTGAATTTTGGCGGAATGGGTGCTGTGATTGGCCATGAAATCTCACATGGTTTTGATGATAGCGGCGCAAAATATGACGGCGACGGAAACCTTAACAATTGGTGGACGCCAGAGGACGAAAGGAAGTTCAATGCCTTGGGTGAACGCTTAGTTCAGCAATTTAGTGCCTATCAGCCATTTGAAGGTGTTTTTGTAAATGGAAAAGCTACTTTGGGCGAAAACATTGCAGATTTGGGGGGCTTGAATGTGGCTTATGATGCCCTTCAGCTATATTACCGAGATCATAAAAAACCTCAGCAAATTGATGGTTTTTCACCAGAGCAGCGATTTTTCATTTCTTGGGCAACAATATGGAGAACTAAAAATAAAGACGAAGCATTGAAAAATCAAATTAAAACTGATTTCCATGCACCTGGGCAATACCGTGCTGTAGGCCCATTGGAAAACATGACGACTTTTCATGAGGTTTTCAATATAAAATCCAAAGATAAAATGTACAAACCCGAAAATGAAAGAATTAAAATTTGGTAA
- a CDS encoding rod shape-determining protein MreD, protein MLQTRIFDILRLLIFASLQVFIFNNINFYGYADPYVYILFILLLPFSRNKYLVLTYAFFLGLYIDFFENTGGLNAFACVLIAFLRQPLVKLLLSKSTQTEEELSLSQLSFFQWGIYLALLIFSHHVLIDWLQTMSLSQWQTIIERSSLGAVLTLIICFLYLAIFPFRKKQEL, encoded by the coding sequence ATGCTACAGACTAGGATTTTTGATATTTTAAGGCTTTTAATATTTGCAAGTTTACAGGTTTTTATATTCAATAATATAAATTTCTACGGCTATGCCGATCCGTATGTTTATATACTGTTTATTTTATTGCTCCCGTTTAGTAGAAATAAATATTTAGTTCTCACTTATGCTTTCTTTTTGGGATTATACATTGATTTTTTTGAAAACACAGGAGGTTTGAATGCTTTTGCTTGTGTATTAATCGCTTTTTTACGTCAACCTTTAGTCAAGCTTCTCTTAAGTAAATCAACACAAACAGAAGAAGAATTAAGCTTGAGTCAATTATCTTTTTTCCAGTGGGGAATTTATTTAGCCTTATTAATTTTTTCTCATCATGTCTTAATAGATTGGCTGCAAACGATGAGCCTGAGTCAGTGGCAAACGATTATAGAACGCTCTAGCTTAGGAGCTGTATTAACTCTAATCATTTGTTTTTTATATTTAGCTATTTTCCCTTTTCGTAAAAAACAGGAATTGTAA
- a CDS encoding TonB-dependent receptor plug domain-containing protein, giving the protein MKKNLILLTVFFNFLSLEAQVENHLDSLIATGRTLPLTTKKHNQNVVIIDQETIQNTPSQSVEEIIAYFSGIDLRRRGVGGMQSDIAIRGGNAEQVLLLVNGVRVTNPQTAHNLWNIPFDADAIERIEIIKGPEAAQYGANAFAGVINVITRAKEGKKVQLSAEAGSYGTYKVGTNISIASPKVKHLWNANYGASDGYRHNTDYTNKNMFYQGKFQSNIGEFNLQAGFGEKKFGANGFYASPTYTEQYEETQNSIVSLGLDTKKDNWGIRARTYWTRAQDMYLLDRKNPQIYRNMHIGNNLGAEVSVSFKNDLGLTSIGSEYKKEYLNSNNLGNHERDIISVFFEHQFSFFNEKLNIIPGASWFHFSNVGDFFYPQLGAAYKINAENKLFANAARVHRLPSYTEWYYQSKTEVGNPDLKPESANSFELGYHFLQPTFSAKVSAFRRYAKNAIDWVKQSKNQPWKPINSTSVTVDGVEVNLKKNFNGFVRSFAVDYTYLDKSIVNSEFALSRYLLDNLRHQVVVKLENQWFNNFYSHLVYRYLDRVTMENYHLLDAKLNYKYQNWQIFTSFNNLTGTKYTETNLVQMPGFWVSGGVTYQFNFSN; this is encoded by the coding sequence ATGAAAAAAAATTTAATCTTATTGACAGTGTTTTTTAATTTTTTAAGCCTTGAGGCTCAAGTTGAAAATCATTTAGACAGTCTAATAGCGACGGGCAGAACTTTACCACTTACAACAAAAAAGCATAATCAAAATGTGGTAATCATAGACCAAGAAACCATCCAAAACACGCCATCACAAAGCGTGGAAGAAATTATTGCTTATTTTTCTGGCATTGATTTGCGCCGTCGCGGAGTAGGCGGAATGCAATCAGACATTGCTATACGTGGAGGAAATGCTGAGCAGGTTTTACTTTTGGTAAACGGTGTACGAGTGACTAATCCCCAAACGGCACACAATTTATGGAATATTCCCTTTGATGCAGATGCCATTGAGAGAATTGAAATCATCAAAGGACCAGAGGCTGCACAATACGGCGCCAATGCCTTTGCTGGCGTTATAAATGTGATTACACGAGCAAAAGAAGGAAAAAAAGTTCAACTGAGCGCTGAAGCTGGAAGCTACGGAACTTATAAAGTCGGAACAAACATTAGCATCGCTTCGCCCAAAGTAAAGCATTTATGGAATGCAAATTATGGTGCATCAGACGGCTACCGACACAATACCGATTATACGAATAAAAACATGTTCTACCAAGGGAAATTCCAGTCTAATATAGGTGAATTTAATTTACAGGCTGGTTTTGGTGAGAAAAAATTTGGTGCAAACGGTTTTTATGCTTCTCCTACTTACACCGAACAATATGAAGAAACGCAAAACTCCATCGTGAGTTTGGGATTGGATACGAAGAAAGACAACTGGGGAATCCGTGCTAGAACTTATTGGACGCGCGCACAAGACATGTATTTGCTTGATAGAAAAAACCCACAAATTTATCGTAACATGCACATTGGTAATAATTTAGGGGCAGAAGTATCGGTAAGTTTTAAGAATGATTTAGGCTTGACTTCCATTGGGTCAGAATACAAAAAAGAATACCTAAATAGTAATAACTTGGGCAATCATGAGCGTGACATCATATCTGTATTTTTTGAGCATCAGTTTTCTTTTTTCAACGAAAAATTAAACATTATACCAGGTGCAAGTTGGTTCCATTTCAGCAATGTTGGCGATTTTTTCTATCCACAGTTAGGCGCTGCGTATAAAATCAATGCTGAAAATAAATTATTTGCTAATGCAGCACGTGTGCACCGCTTGCCATCATACACCGAGTGGTATTACCAAAGCAAAACAGAGGTGGGGAATCCAGATTTAAAGCCAGAATCAGCCAACAGCTTTGAGTTGGGCTATCATTTTCTGCAGCCCACGTTCTCGGCAAAAGTGAGTGCCTTCCGTCGCTATGCAAAAAATGCAATTGATTGGGTAAAACAATCTAAAAACCAGCCATGGAAGCCGATTAATAGCACGAGCGTAACCGTAGATGGAGTAGAAGTTAATTTAAAGAAAAACTTCAATGGCTTTGTACGATCTTTTGCAGTGGACTACACGTATTTAGATAAAAGTATCGTTAATTCTGAATTTGCATTATCTCGCTATTTATTAGATAATCTAAGACATCAAGTCGTGGTGAAATTAGAAAACCAATGGTTTAATAATTTTTACAGCCATTTAGTTTATCGCTACTTAGACCGTGTGACAATGGAAAATTATCATTTGCTAGATGCGAAGTTGAATTATAAATACCAGAATTGGCAGATTTTCACTTCGTTCAATAACCTTACAGGTACTAAGTATACAGAGACTAACCTAGTGCAAATGCCTGGTTTTTGGGTGAGTGGAGGTGTAACCTACCAATTTAATTTTTCAAATTAA
- the rodA gene encoding rod shape-determining protein RodA: protein MLQTRSNKSIDWLIITIVLIIMGFGVANIYSVDPDYGMKQIVRIGLGFGMIFVFLIITSISKNFFDIYAGVFYIIGVLALVGVLFVGKEINGAKAWYSIGGVGIQPVELMKIATGLMIGHVLNTPGNDIKTPRTFLFCMGLLAIPAILILLQPDVGSLFVFGAFLLALYREGMSPFWLLVPITLGGVFLLGIIWDSHFLVLIIGFLLLIFLIIFLLSISRPQLSMREMYLLLGALVGISIFFLMNFIFTNKFYNEKGFLNLLNNRLDFIVNLSSAVLSLLALLSALGMYLSYHNYHYSIRKILNVQASHFRQFTTGFLIIFTSLGIISFMAYKALDILDKLPTHQRERILVLFEGEAKYRDTSGYNLLYSKTAIGSGELWGTGWNKGTITDGRFVPEQWTDYIFCTVGEEWGFIGSSLLVILYGILIARIFFLAEKQKKIFSRYFGYSIGSILMLHFFVNIGMVMGLFPTVGIPLPFLSYGGSSLWGFMLMLFIFLKLNYENSESLI from the coding sequence ATGCTACAGACGCGATCCAATAAATCCATCGATTGGTTGATCATCACCATTGTTCTCATCATCATGGGATTTGGTGTCGCCAATATTTACAGTGTTGACCCAGACTACGGAATGAAGCAAATTGTAAGAATAGGCCTAGGTTTTGGGATGATTTTTGTTTTTTTAATCATCACTAGTATCAGTAAAAACTTCTTTGATATTTATGCAGGTGTGTTTTACATCATTGGAGTGCTAGCTCTAGTAGGCGTCTTATTTGTAGGGAAAGAAATTAATGGGGCAAAAGCTTGGTATTCCATTGGAGGCGTAGGGATTCAGCCTGTTGAATTAATGAAAATCGCCACAGGCCTAATGATTGGTCATGTACTCAACACCCCAGGAAATGATATCAAAACACCCAGAACTTTTCTTTTTTGTATGGGGCTTTTGGCTATTCCTGCAATTTTAATACTACTTCAGCCAGACGTCGGTTCACTCTTTGTTTTTGGCGCATTTCTTCTAGCCTTGTATCGTGAGGGCATGAGCCCATTTTGGCTGTTGGTGCCCATTACCTTAGGAGGTGTATTTTTGTTAGGCATCATTTGGGATTCCCATTTTTTAGTACTCATCATTGGTTTCTTATTACTTATTTTTCTCATCATCTTTTTATTGAGTATTTCTCGCCCTCAGCTGTCTATGAGAGAAATGTATCTACTTCTAGGAGCTTTGGTAGGCATAAGCATATTCTTCTTGATGAACTTTATTTTTACAAATAAATTCTATAATGAGAAAGGCTTTTTAAATTTACTCAATAATAGATTAGACTTTATTGTTAATTTATCATCAGCAGTATTATCATTACTAGCATTACTCTCAGCACTAGGCATGTATTTATCTTACCATAATTATCATTACTCTATCAGGAAAATACTCAACGTGCAAGCCAGTCATTTCAGGCAATTTACCACAGGGTTTCTTATAATATTCACCAGCCTAGGAATTATTAGCTTCATGGCCTACAAAGCCTTAGATATTCTAGACAAACTGCCCACGCACCAAAGAGAAAGAATTTTAGTTTTGTTTGAAGGAGAAGCCAAATACCGAGACACATCTGGGTACAATCTATTATATTCTAAAACAGCCATAGGCTCTGGCGAATTATGGGGAACTGGATGGAATAAAGGAACGATAACCGACGGTAGATTTGTCCCCGAGCAATGGACCGACTACATTTTTTGTACTGTTGGCGAAGAATGGGGCTTTATAGGCAGCAGTTTATTGGTCATTTTATACGGAATTTTAATTGCACGTATTTTTTTCTTGGCAGAAAAGCAAAAAAAAATCTTCTCCCGCTATTTTGGGTATAGCATAGGTTCGATTTTGATGCTACATTTTTTTGTAAATATAGGAATGGTGATGGGGTTATTCCCAACAGTCGGTATCCCGTTACCATTCTTAAGCTACGGCGGAAGTTCTTTATGGGGATTTATGCTAATGCTCTTCATTTTCCTAAAATTAAACTACGAAAACTCAGAATCTTTAATTTAA
- a CDS encoding 2-oxoacid:ferredoxin oxidoreductase subunit beta, translating into MMEGTLTAKDFVSDQDVKWCPGCGDYSILKQMQQTLPELGYKKEDIVFISGIGCSSRFPYYMNTYGMHSIHGRAPSVASGLKIANPHLHVWVITGDGDALSIGGNHLIHTLRRNMDLNILLFNNEIYGLTKGQYSPTSHQGLKTKSSPLGSIDYPFNPLALALGADASFIARSMDRDPKHLRDMMRRTAEHKGTSLLEVYQNCPIFNDGVFEDFTDKKKKNSTTIYVEHQQPLIFGEDSELGIRLDGLTPEVVNYKKLGLSVNDLMIHDEKDLNKANLLTRFFDDPSKSKFPRPFGVIYAEERPTYEDLLVEQIENAKQAKTADLNALLAGSNFWEVK; encoded by the coding sequence ATGATGGAAGGAACACTTACAGCAAAAGATTTTGTTAGCGACCAAGATGTCAAATGGTGCCCTGGTTGTGGTGACTATTCAATATTGAAACAAATGCAACAAACCCTGCCCGAGTTGGGGTACAAAAAAGAAGACATTGTATTCATCTCTGGGATTGGTTGTTCCTCGCGTTTCCCCTATTATATGAATACCTATGGAATGCACAGCATCCACGGACGAGCACCCTCTGTTGCTTCAGGTTTGAAGATAGCCAATCCTCATTTGCACGTTTGGGTAATTACTGGTGACGGCGATGCACTTTCTATCGGTGGGAATCATTTGATCCACACTTTGAGAAGAAATATGGATTTAAATATATTGTTGTTTAATAATGAAATTTATGGTTTGACCAAAGGTCAATACTCCCCCACCTCTCATCAAGGTTTAAAGACAAAATCATCACCCCTAGGTTCAATTGATTATCCGTTCAACCCATTAGCTTTAGCCTTGGGGGCCGATGCATCCTTCATTGCTCGGTCTATGGATAGAGACCCAAAGCACTTAAGAGATATGATGCGCCGCACGGCAGAACACAAGGGTACCTCGCTTCTAGAAGTTTATCAGAATTGCCCTATCTTTAATGATGGAGTCTTTGAAGACTTTACAGATAAGAAGAAAAAAAACTCAACCACCATTTATGTTGAGCATCAGCAGCCTTTAATTTTTGGTGAAGACAGTGAGTTAGGAATTCGCTTAGATGGTTTAACCCCAGAAGTCGTAAATTACAAAAAATTAGGACTAAGCGTGAACGATTTAATGATTCATGATGAAAAAGATTTAAACAAAGCAAATTTATTAACTCGATTTTTTGATGACCCCAGCAAAAGTAAATTCCCACGCCCCTTTGGTGTGATTTATGCCGAAGAGCGACCGACTTATGAGGATTTATTGGTAGAGCAAATTGAAAATGCAAAACAAGCCAAAACTGCTGACTTAAATGCGCTTTTGGCGGGAAGCAACTTTTGGGAAGTTAAATGA
- a CDS encoding rod shape-determining protein, translated as MGLFNIFTKDIAIDLGTANTLIIYNNKVVVDHPSIVAIERSTGKLIAVGHEAKSMQGKTHDEIKIIRPLKDGVIADFEASEKMIRKFISMVPGLKGGVMAPALRMVICIPSGITQVEKRAVKDSAIHVNAKDIRLIYEPMAAAIGVGIDIQQPEGNMIIDIGGGTTEIAVIALGGIVSDKSVKIAGDVFTNDIAYHLRTHHNLYVGERTAERIKIEIGSALEELDHPPEDIHVQGRDLITGKPKEIVVNYKEVARALDKSISRIEDAVMETLSQTPPELAADIYNTGVYMAGGGSMLRGLDQRISKKTGLPVFLAEDPLRAVVRGTGIALKNIDKYNFLMR; from the coding sequence ATGGGATTATTTAATATTTTCACCAAAGATATAGCCATAGATTTAGGGACAGCAAATACCCTCATTATTTATAACAATAAAGTCGTTGTAGATCATCCTTCGATTGTAGCGATCGAACGCTCGACTGGGAAGTTGATTGCTGTAGGGCACGAAGCCAAAAGCATGCAAGGCAAAACCCATGATGAAATCAAAATTATTCGCCCGCTGAAAGACGGAGTAATAGCTGATTTTGAGGCTTCGGAGAAGATGATTCGTAAATTCATCTCGATGGTTCCTGGGCTTAAGGGAGGGGTGATGGCTCCTGCACTGCGTATGGTGATTTGTATTCCTTCGGGAATCACGCAAGTAGAAAAACGTGCGGTGAAAGATTCAGCAATTCACGTGAATGCGAAAGATATTAGGCTAATTTATGAGCCAATGGCGGCGGCGATTGGTGTAGGGATTGATATTCAGCAGCCAGAGGGAAATATGATTATCGACATTGGCGGTGGCACAACAGAAATTGCTGTGATTGCCTTGGGGGGAATCGTAAGTGATAAATCGGTGAAAATTGCTGGAGATGTCTTCACCAACGATATTGCTTATCATTTACGCACACATCACAATTTGTATGTGGGCGAACGTACCGCAGAGCGAATCAAAATTGAAATCGGCTCAGCGCTAGAAGAATTAGACCACCCGCCAGAGGACATCCACGTGCAAGGACGGGATTTAATCACGGGTAAACCAAAAGAAATTGTCGTGAACTACAAAGAAGTAGCTCGTGCTTTAGATAAATCTATTTCTCGTATCGAAGATGCTGTGATGGAAACCCTCTCTCAAACTCCTCCAGAGTTGGCTGCAGATATTTACAACACAGGCGTTTACATGGCGGGTGGTGGCTCTATGCTCAGGGGGCTAGACCAAAGAATCTCAAAGAAAACAGGTTTACCCGTTTTCTTGGCAGAAGACCCATTACGTGCTGTTGTGAGAGGTACTGGAATTGCACTTAAAAATATCGATAAGTATAATTTCTTAATGCGATGA
- a CDS encoding peptidoglycan D,D-transpeptidase FtsI family protein, producing MKKTWLFYFLVIATVLIFIGRLAYLQLGTDRYILNAFNTSIKQEVIYPKRGDILDRNGKLLVTSSNNFEIQITPFLMEKGFDTIQFINLLNITREEFNQKMAEIKAKKGYSKVGTFPFISNIDRETFTKFQEQIYNFPAVDIVKRPRREYRVHTAGNILGYIQEVDLNYIKKDSSYYVPGDLAGQAGVEKSYEETLRGVKGYRFLKKDIRLRTIGPYENGEKDVEIENGKTLTLSIDYKIQEYAEALLANKRGAIVAIEPHTGEILALASSPVIDPRRFNIPGEVSRMIRDSVDRIMYDRALQATYPPGSPFKILTGLSGFTMGVTDTATVFTCQNGFHYGRAHMACHCGRTHLKIEEAIGRSCNSYFSKTWLAILNKDSLHIEKNIDEWADIMHSFGMGKYLGIDMPVGSKGNIPTSKYYNKILGEGKYNSFQIISNGIGQGEVLSTPIQMANFIAAVANKGYYYTPHIVKEIDGKPIQDTAFTTKRKVKVPVEYFEPIMKGLKAVFTNGTAQGFISPKFSQAGKTGTAQNPHGQDHSSFTLLAPAENPKIAIAVVVENGYWGSRWAGPMASLVAEKYLFDSIEGEQRKWLEKRMLEGDLRPEYRRQEIERLKRNGWYVEPKINSNATDAIQ from the coding sequence ATGAAAAAAACCTGGTTATTTTATTTTTTAGTCATAGCTACGGTATTAATATTCATTGGGCGTTTGGCTTATTTGCAATTAGGCACAGATCGGTATATTCTTAACGCTTTCAATACCTCGATAAAACAGGAAGTTATTTACCCCAAGAGAGGTGATATTTTAGATAGGAATGGAAAATTGTTGGTTACCAGTAGCAATAATTTTGAAATTCAAATCACACCTTTTTTGATGGAAAAAGGCTTTGATACGATTCAATTTATCAATTTATTGAATATAACAAGAGAAGAGTTTAACCAAAAAATGGCTGAAATCAAGGCTAAAAAAGGCTACAGTAAAGTAGGCACTTTCCCGTTTATCAGTAATATAGACCGAGAAACTTTCACAAAATTTCAAGAACAGATTTATAATTTCCCTGCAGTTGATATTGTTAAACGACCTCGTAGAGAATACCGTGTGCATACAGCAGGAAATATTTTAGGATACATTCAAGAAGTAGACCTAAATTATATCAAAAAAGATTCTTCCTATTATGTCCCCGGTGATTTAGCTGGCCAAGCTGGTGTTGAAAAATCATATGAGGAAACTTTGAGAGGAGTGAAAGGCTATCGTTTTTTAAAAAAAGATATTCGCTTGCGCACCATTGGGCCTTATGAAAATGGAGAAAAAGATGTAGAAATAGAGAATGGAAAAACTTTAACGCTTAGCATAGATTATAAAATTCAAGAATATGCAGAAGCTTTATTAGCTAATAAAAGGGGAGCGATTGTTGCCATAGAACCTCATACGGGGGAAATTTTAGCTTTAGCCTCCAGTCCTGTGATAGACCCTCGGAGATTCAATATTCCAGGAGAAGTCAGTCGGATGATTCGTGATTCTGTTGATAGAATCATGTATGACAGAGCTTTACAAGCAACATACCCACCTGGTTCCCCATTTAAAATTTTGACAGGTCTATCAGGATTTACCATGGGCGTTACCGACACGGCTACTGTTTTCACTTGCCAGAATGGCTTCCACTACGGGCGAGCACATATGGCGTGCCACTGTGGTAGAACTCACCTCAAGATAGAGGAAGCAATAGGGAGAAGTTGTAACTCTTATTTCTCTAAAACCTGGCTGGCAATTTTGAATAAGGATTCACTCCATATAGAAAAAAATATAGACGAGTGGGCAGACATTATGCACAGCTTTGGAATGGGGAAATACCTAGGTATAGATATGCCCGTGGGGAGCAAAGGCAATATCCCAACGAGCAAATATTATAATAAAATTTTAGGTGAAGGGAAATACAATAGCTTTCAAATTATTTCTAACGGAATTGGGCAAGGTGAAGTGCTTTCTACGCCAATACAAATGGCTAATTTCATCGCAGCCGTAGCAAATAAAGGCTATTATTACACACCTCATATTGTAAAAGAAATTGATGGGAAACCGATTCAAGATACTGCTTTTACGACTAAAAGAAAGGTAAAAGTTCCCGTGGAATACTTTGAGCCCATCATGAAAGGGCTAAAAGCCGTTTTTACTAACGGGACAGCTCAAGGATTTATTTCGCCTAAATTTAGCCAAGCTGGGAAAACAGGAACAGCACAGAACCCCCACGGGCAAGACCATTCTAGTTTCACATTACTAGCCCCTGCAGAAAATCCTAAAATAGCCATTGCCGTAGTGGTAGAAAACGGCTACTGGGGCTCACGCTGGGCAGGGCCTATGGCTAGTTTGGTAGCAGAGAAATACTTGTTTGACTCCATTGAGGGAGAACAAAGAAAATGGCTAGAAAAAAGAATGCTGGAAGGAGACCTTCGCCCAGAATATCGCCGACAAGAAATTGAGCGACTGAAACGAAACGGGTGGTACGTAGAACCTAAAATCAATAGCAATGCTACAGACGCGATCCAATAA
- the mreC gene encoding rod shape-determining protein MreC, with translation MKLLAHLLSKVGYFLFFILLEIGAVYAMFSQSNFHKTLVGEQLLNVNGFFSAKISKLKHYQNLPKENKILMEENAKLKNQLEIFKGLKNSAHLGLEPLVVDSSFQRFEYTNAQIIDQSIRKRDNYFMIDKGIKDGVQPNMAVLTSRGVIGAVLHSTQHYSTVLSVLHSQANIKAKVKNIDYFGILRWNGKDHQKLQLTEIPKYLNIKQGDTVMTAGASAIYPQGHLIGYISSLEPNEKTGDFDIEVSTFEDLATVQNVYVIKDLDRIEIEKVQQTGLDATD, from the coding sequence ATGAAGTTATTGGCGCACCTACTCTCTAAGGTAGGTTATTTCTTGTTTTTTATATTATTAGAAATAGGCGCTGTGTATGCGATGTTTTCTCAGAGTAATTTTCATAAAACTTTAGTGGGGGAGCAGCTACTGAATGTCAACGGATTTTTTTCAGCTAAAATTTCTAAGTTGAAACATTACCAAAATCTTCCAAAAGAAAATAAAATTTTGATGGAAGAAAATGCAAAGCTTAAAAATCAGTTAGAAATTTTTAAAGGCTTAAAAAATTCTGCTCATTTAGGGCTAGAGCCTTTGGTTGTAGATTCATCGTTCCAGCGGTTTGAGTATACCAATGCACAAATCATCGACCAATCTATCCGAAAAAGAGACAATTACTTTATGATTGATAAAGGAATAAAGGACGGAGTCCAACCCAACATGGCGGTTTTAACTTCACGGGGGGTTATTGGTGCAGTTTTGCACTCCACGCAGCATTATTCCACGGTGTTATCTGTTTTGCATTCACAGGCTAACATAAAAGCGAAGGTTAAGAATATTGATTACTTCGGAATTCTAAGATGGAACGGGAAGGATCATCAGAAATTACAGCTAACTGAAATTCCTAAATATTTGAATATAAAACAGGGAGATACGGTGATGACTGCTGGTGCATCTGCTATTTACCCGCAAGGGCATTTAATTGGTTATATTTCTTCATTAGAACCTAATGAGAAAACGGGTGATTTTGATATTGAAGTTTCGACTTTTGAAGATTTAGCTACGGTGCAGAATGTTTATGTAATTAAAGATTTAGATAGAATTGAAATTGAAAAGGTACAACAAACGGGGTTAGATGCTACAGACTAG